One genomic segment of Drosophila willistoni isolate 14030-0811.24 chromosome 2R unlocalized genomic scaffold, UCI_dwil_1.1 Seg200, whole genome shotgun sequence includes these proteins:
- the LOC6643651 gene encoding casein kinase I — protein MIMSKSQTSKVRQSTSGLENQLVGGKFRLIKAIGSGSFGEIYKGVNIKDASEVAVKIEPTNAKYPQLIYEAKVYEQLGRGPGFPTLLHYCSESHFNAMVIELLGPSLEELFNMCKRKFTLKTVLMLADQLLMRLECVHQQGFIHRDIKPDNFLMGLGRHVNKLYLIDFGLAKRFQDPERHQHIPYRKDRNLTGTVRYASINAQLGVEQSRRDDMESLSYCILYFHLGKLPWQGITASNKKQKYERILEKKNSVPIEALCKSLPSEFALFMKYARNLRFKEDPDYVYLRQLFRILFRTLNYQFDYIYDWTILQQQQDQRERLQKEYQLEKQQLEHQQQKSRIRHTQVYRSERNLQQSQQQHSNQQQQQQSQQQNSQQQPRRSMMKYERIGDGQFIKRR, from the coding sequence ATGATAATGAGCAAGTCACAGACGAGCAAAGTGCGACAATCGACGAGCGGCTTGGAGAACCAATTGGTTGGTGGTAAATTTCGCTTAATCAAGGCCATTGGTTCTGGATCCTTTGGAGAGATCTATAAGGGGGTCAATATCAAAGATGCCTCCGAAGTGGCTGTGAAAATAGAGCCAACGAATGCAAAATATCCGCAATTGATTTACGAGGCCAAAGTGTATGAGCAGTTGGGACGAGGACCTGGATTTCCCACATTGTTGCACTATTGCAGCGAGTCGCATTTTAATGCCATGGTTATTGAACTGCTTGGACCTTCTTTGGAGGAATTGTTCAATATGTGCAAACGGAAATTTACATTAAAGACAGTTTTAATGTTAGCCGATCAGTTGTTGATGCGGCTGGAGTGTGTGCATCAGCAGGGGTTCATTCATCGTGATATTAAGCCAGATAATTTCCTTATGGGTCTCGGTCGGCATGTGAATAAATTGTATCTGATAGATTTTGGTTTGGCGAAGCGTTTTCAAGATCCGGAGCGGCATCAACATATACCCTATCGCAAGGATCGAAATCTAACTGGTACAGTTCGCTATGCCTCCATCAATGCCCAATTAGGTGTAGAGCAATCTCGTCGCGATGACATGGAATCTTTAAGCTATTGCATTTTGTATTTCCATTTGGGCAAATTACCCTGGCAGGGTATCACAGCGTCCAACAAGAAGCAGAAATACGAACGTATATTGGAGAAAAAGAATAGTGTGCCAATTGAAGCGCTTTGCAAATCATTGCCCAGTGAATTTGCTCTCTTCATGAAATATGCCAGAAATTTACGTTTCAAAGAGGATCCCGATTATGTCTATTTGCGTCAATTATTTCGTATTCTATTTCGCACACTTAATTATCAATTTGACTATATATATGACTGGACCATattgcagcaacagcaggatCAGCGGGAGCGTTTGCAAAAGGAATATCAATTGGAGAAGCAGCAATtggagcatcagcagcagaagTCACGAATTCGTCATACTCAGGTTTATAGGTCGGAAAGAAACCTGCAACAGTCACAACAGCAACACTcaaatcaacagcaacagcaacagtcgCAGCAGCAAAACTCACAGCAGCAGCCTCGTCGATCTATGATGAAATATGAGCGCATTGGTGACGGCCAATTCATCAAAAGACGCTAA